The window GTTCAAACCGGCGGCGAACTCGACGACTGCGTTGTCGATCACCGCGTAATTTTCGAGTCGCAGTTCGCTGAGCACAGAATTATCGAAAGTCCGAAATCAGGCGCAGCATAGCACACACAGGGGATCCACGCCCGTACATCAACGGGTACAGGATGGCGGAAAACTGCCCTTCTGAGTTTGCCTTCGGAGCGGGCATTCCGGATCATGAATCCGGCCATGCAATTCTTCCCCCGAGTGGCATTGTTATTGTTTTTGTCGGCGTTACCACTGGTCTCAGCCAGTGCGCAGAAACTCGAATGCAAGCCATGCAGTAACCACTTCGGAAAAGTTCAGATCGGCAATTCAAGCCAGCGTTCCATCCAACTAAGTAATGTCGGCAAGCGTTCGTTGAAAATCATCGCGATATCGATCAAAGGCAAGGGCTTTAGTCTGGGAAAGTTCCCGGTGCCAATGAATCTGGGCGCGGGAAGGTCGATCAGTCTTCCCGCAACATTCAAGCCCAAGGTAGTGGGGAAGAGTACCGGTACGATCACGCTCTCCACAAACGGTACGAACGCAAAGCTCTTGATCGATCTGTCGGGCGTGGGGTTTACGCAGAGCCAGGCTCATTTGTCGGTGACCCCGACCAGCCTCGACTTCGGCAATGTCAACGTGGGTTCGAGTGCTTCGCTTTCGCTGACGCTGAGTGCCACGGGTGCAACCGTAACGGTGTCTGCGATCCAGTCGGATAATTCGGAGTTCACTTTGCCCGGGCTCAACCTGCCGCTCACCGTTGCGGTCGGGCAGAACGTGCCGGTGACGGTCAAGTTCAAGCCCAGCATCGGGGGCACATCATCGGGAACGTTGACCATTGCCAGCAACGCTGACAATTCACCTGTCACGGTTTCGGTCACGGGGAGCGGCATTACGGGAGGGTCCCATAGCGCGGACCTGACATGGAACGCGAGCAATGATCCGGTGATCGGATACAACGTGTATCGAGGCGGCACCAAGGGCGGCCCGTACTCGCAAATCAACGGCGTGCTGGACTCTTCGCTCGACTATACGGACAGCACTGTGAAGGGTGGCGCGACCTACTATTACGTGGTCAAGGCCGTCGCTTCGGACGATGTGGAAAGCGCGCCGTCCAATGAAGTGAAAGTTTCTATTCCTAGTCCGTAGGGAAGATCGTCGTGGGTCGTTCGTCCTTCGTCGTTCGCTGCTGGTCATTGGCACTCCTCTCTATGTCCTTTGCTAACTGTGATGCATCGAAGACTTTCAGCTAGCGATTAACGACGAACGACGCCCGCCCGACGACCATCCCAGCATTGACCGATGCGGTACCCCGCTCATCTGCTTGTCAACGCTGTTCTATAATCGACGGAAGGACTCTCCAACCTCATGCATTTTTCTCCTGTCCTTGCATTTTTTGCCGGCGGCGAAATCGTCGATCTCGTTCTGCAGACTGGCGCGGTCGCTAAAGTCGTTCTCCTGATGTTGATTGCCTTCAGCGTGCTTTCCTGGGCAGTGATCCTTTCCAAGTGGCGCCTGATCAGCCGTGCGCGCATGCAGGGTGGGCGCTTCGTGCGTTCGTTTCGAAAAGCGCAGCGCATGCAAGATGTCGCTTCGGTCGTGGACCAGTTTCGCCCGAGTCCGCTGGTTGATGTCTTCGAAGGCGCGGTCGTGGAGTTCAAGCGCCAGATGGGAACCACCGGCGCGATTCATAATCTTCCCGCGATTCAGCGCTCGATGCAGATTGCCTCGTCGGAAGGAATCACGCGGCTGGAACGAAATCTCCCGTGGCTCGCAATTACGGGTGCGGTGACTCCGTTCATTGGGCTGTTTGGAACAGTCTGGGGAATCATTGACGCTTTTCACGGCCTGGGTACAGCTGGTGCGGCTACGTTGCGCGCAGTGGCTCCGGGAATTTCTGAAGCGTTGATCACGACCGCCGCAGGTCTCGCAGCTGCGATTCCGGCGGTGATTGCGTACAACCTGCTCATCGGATCAATTCGCGAGCTGGCGGCACGCAACGACGACTTCTCGCTGGAGATGCTGAACCTGGTCGAGCGCCAGACGCCGCAACCCGCGGAGGCGCGTCGCTAATGGCGTTTACCAATGCCAACGGACGAACGCAGACCGCGCTCGCGGATATCAACATCACCCCGCTGGTCGATGTCGTACTCGTCCTGTTGATTATCTTCATGGTGACTGCGCCGGTGCTGCAGTCGGGCATTGAAGTCGCGGTTCCGCATACGCGAACAGTGAAAGAGATCACGGAAGAACGCCTCGTGATCAGCATCGATAAATCGCAGCGCGTTTATTTCGGCAACGATCCCATCAACATCAACCAGATCGCAGCTGCGCTGAAGAAGAGAGTGCGCGATCCGCAGCATCAGGCGATTTATCTGCGATCGGACGAAGCCGTGCCTTTTGGTGCCTTCGCGACCGTGATGGACGCGGTGAAATCTGCCGGTATCGGCAATGTAAGTATTGTGACGCAACCCATCGACTCCCATGGCGGCAAGCACTGACATCTATAGCGAACGCAGCCAACTGACGCGGCCCATGGCCTGGTCGGCGGGACTGCATCTCGCGTTCGTCACGTTCATTGTTCTCTACACCACGTTCGTCCACGGATTCCGCGGCGAAGGCTGGGGAGCGGGCGGCGGTGGAGATGCGATGGGCGCGACACTCGTCAGTTCCGTTCCCTTGCCCGCGAGCGAAGTACAAACAACAAATGTGCTGGCAACGGAATCCAAGGGTCTGTCGAAGTCGGAACCAAAGGCGCAGGAGCAGACTCCACCGGAAGCGGTTGCGATCCCGGACAAGAACACCAAGATCAAGCCGAAACCGGTCACCAGCGCCGCAAAGAAGAAACCCGAACCGGAGCCTGAGGATTCGAATCAGATTCCCTACGGTGAAGGCGGCCCAGTGAGCGGGCCGTACAGCATGTTCAACGCTGGTGGAGCGAAGGGTGCATTCGGCTTTACCGGAGGTAGCGGAGATTTCGGCAACCGGTTCTCGTGGTATGTGCAGGCGGTGCAGCGCAAAGTATCGGAGAACTGGCTGAAGTATGAGATCGATCCCAGCATCACCGAAGCGAAGCGCTTCTATCTGACCTTCGACATCGCGCGAGACGGCACGCCCGGGAATGTGAGTATTGAGCAGTCCAGCGGTGTGCCGGTCGTTGACCAATCGGCCGTCCGGGCGATTCAACGCATTGATACTTTCGGACCGTTGCCGCCCGAGTATTCGGGAAATAAAGTTTCGGTAGAGTTCTGGTTTGATTACAAGAGATAGCGATTAGCTTCTAGCTCCTGGCTTCTAGCTCAAGAATCGCTCTTTGCATCAGCTACTCGCCGCGAAGCGGAGCAAGAATGCAGCCCACGGCGCAAGCCGTGGGTGGGCTCCCAAGAAATCTAGAAGCCCCAAAGGGGCGAAAGAAACACAGGAGAATAAATTGAGGAAATTTGCTCAGCACAATGGCCGGTTCCCTTTCGTCGCGATCGCGATGCTGCTTCTCTTCGCGGCGAGCGCCTTTGCACAAGATTGGATCAAGACCGGCACTGGCCTGGGCGTGGAGAAGGTTCGGCTGGCGGCATCCGACTTCAAGCCTGCTACGCAGGATCCCAAGAACACCGACCTGCTGAAGACGTTCAACGACACTCTGTTCAGCGATCTCGATAATGCGGGCATCTTCGACCTGGTCTCGAAGAGCTTCTACCCGGTATCCGTCCCGGGACAACCGACCGAACTCAATGCGAGGGATTGGGGTTCTCCTCCACCGAATGCGTCGATGCTGGCGTTCGGCAACCTGGGCGTGACGTCGGACAAGGTTCAGGTTCAGGGCTGGCTCTATGACGTTAAGAGCACTTCAACTTCTCCGCAGGTACTGGGCAAGCAGTACAACGACAATGCGACAACGGATGCCGTCCGCGTCATCGCGCACAAGTTTGCGGATGAAATCATCTTCCGATTGGGTGGGGGAATCGCGGGTATCGCCGAAAGCAAGATCTATTTCGTGAGCAGCCGCGGCGGTAGTAAAGAAATCTGGGTGATGGACTACGACGGCGCCAACCAGCACGCGGTCACGCATCTTGGATCGATCTCGCTTTCTCCACGGATCGCGCCGGACGGATCGCGCCTCGCCTTCAGTTCGGTGCTCAAAAGCGGCTGGGAAATCATGATGTATTCGCTGGAACTGAACCGGATGGTGAGTTTCACGCGGTTTGGTGGAATGAACCTCTCGCCATCATGGTCGCCGGACGGCAGCAAACTGGCGCTATCCTCTTCGCGCAACGGCTATCCCAATATTTTCGTGGTGGACGCGGCGGGCGGAAATTCGAAGCGCCTTACATCCGGCCAGGGACCTGACGTTTCGCCAACGTGGAATCGTAAGACTGGGGCACAGATCGCATTTGTCAGCGGGCGCACGGGATTGCCGCAGATTTACACCATGGAAGCGGATGGCACCAATGTGCAGCGTCTCACTGACCAGGGGTATGCGGTATCGCCAAACTGGGCGCCTAACGGGCAGTTCCTGACGTTTTCATGGATGCGCAAATACGGTCCTGGCGAACCGGGATCGAACGATCTCTACTTGATGGATATCGCCAGTAAACAGTGGGTGCAGCTCACCCACGATGCAGGCCGTAACGATTCTCCGTGCTGGTCTCCGGATGGCAGGCACATCGTTTTCCAGTCGCATCGCACCGGCACCGATCAGATTTTTTCCATGCTGGCCGACGGCACGAATGTGAAGCAGTTGACGTTCAGCGGCAACAACTCGCAGCCCAACTGGAGTTGGAAGTAGGGGAACCTGTTTAGCAACGGGGCTTCTGTTGCGGTGATCGTTGCACCCCGCAGAGCACGAGCATAGAATTTTATTAACGAGGTGAAGCACTCGATGAGACGATTTTTGACGCTGGTATTCATGCTGAGCATCATTCTTTTCGTGGGCGCCTGCAAAAAGAAAGTTGCGCCACCACCGCCGCCACCCCCTCCCGCACCGGCTGCACCGACGGCTTCCCTGTCGGCGAATCCGAATACGATCGACAAGGGCCAGTCGACCACGCTGACATGGCAGACCACGAACGCCACCGAGGTCAGCATTGACGGGATCGGTCCAGTCGAGACAAGCGGCTCCAAATCAGTCACACCCGCCGACTCCACAACTTATCGCCTGAGCGCAAAAGGCACCGGCGGAACGCAAGACGCGACCGCTCGGGTTACTGTGAACGCACCTCCGCCTCCGCCACCACCCCCTCCATCTCTGACCGAACAACAACTGTTCGCGCAGAGCGTGAAGGATATTTACTTCGAGTACGACAAGGCGGACATTCGCGCGGATCAACAGGCAGCTTTGCAGGCGGACGCGCAGTTCCTGCAACAGCATCCGAATATCCACATCACGATTGAAGGACACTGCGACGAGCGCGGTTCGACGGAATACAACCTCGCGCTGGGAACAAATCGTGCGGACGCAGTCAAGAACGCGCTCGTGCAAGGTGGAGTGGGCGGCGATCGCATCAAGACGATCAGCTACGGCAAGGAAAAGCCGTTCTGCACTGAATCGAACGATTCCTGCTGGCAGCAAAATCGCCGCGGGCACTTCGTTTACGAACAGTAACAAACGTGGCAAGTTGCTGGCGCTACTCTCACGGGGCGGCTACGGCCGCCCTTATTTCTAAGCCCAACCAACTAGCCGTCGCCGGAGGGTTTTACATCCAATAGGTTGACTATGAAATCAAATCGCATCTTCCCTGTCCTCGTCCTGATTCTTACCCTTGCCTATAC of the Acidobacteriota bacterium genome contains:
- a CDS encoding TonB family protein, which gives rise to MAASTDIYSERSQLTRPMAWSAGLHLAFVTFIVLYTTFVHGFRGEGWGAGGGGDAMGATLVSSVPLPASEVQTTNVLATESKGLSKSEPKAQEQTPPEAVAIPDKNTKIKPKPVTSAAKKKPEPEPEDSNQIPYGEGGPVSGPYSMFNAGGAKGAFGFTGGSGDFGNRFSWYVQAVQRKVSENWLKYEIDPSITEAKRFYLTFDIARDGTPGNVSIEQSSGVPVVDQSAVRAIQRIDTFGPLPPEYSGNKVSVEFWFDYKR
- a CDS encoding choice-of-anchor D domain-containing protein, which encodes MNPAMQFFPRVALLLFLSALPLVSASAQKLECKPCSNHFGKVQIGNSSQRSIQLSNVGKRSLKIIAISIKGKGFSLGKFPVPMNLGAGRSISLPATFKPKVVGKSTGTITLSTNGTNAKLLIDLSGVGFTQSQAHLSVTPTSLDFGNVNVGSSASLSLTLSATGATVTVSAIQSDNSEFTLPGLNLPLTVAVGQNVPVTVKFKPSIGGTSSGTLTIASNADNSPVTVSVTGSGITGGSHSADLTWNASNDPVIGYNVYRGGTKGGPYSQINGVLDSSLDYTDSTVKGGATYYYVVKAVASDDVESAPSNEVKVSIPSP
- a CDS encoding biopolymer transporter ExbD, yielding MAFTNANGRTQTALADINITPLVDVVLVLLIIFMVTAPVLQSGIEVAVPHTRTVKEITEERLVISIDKSQRVYFGNDPININQIAAALKKRVRDPQHQAIYLRSDEAVPFGAFATVMDAVKSAGIGNVSIVTQPIDSHGGKH
- a CDS encoding MotA/TolQ/ExbB proton channel family protein, producing MHFSPVLAFFAGGEIVDLVLQTGAVAKVVLLMLIAFSVLSWAVILSKWRLISRARMQGGRFVRSFRKAQRMQDVASVVDQFRPSPLVDVFEGAVVEFKRQMGTTGAIHNLPAIQRSMQIASSEGITRLERNLPWLAITGAVTPFIGLFGTVWGIIDAFHGLGTAGAATLRAVAPGISEALITTAAGLAAAIPAVIAYNLLIGSIRELAARNDDFSLEMLNLVERQTPQPAEARR
- the pal gene encoding peptidoglycan-associated lipoprotein Pal is translated as MRRFLTLVFMLSIILFVGACKKKVAPPPPPPPPAPAAPTASLSANPNTIDKGQSTTLTWQTTNATEVSIDGIGPVETSGSKSVTPADSTTYRLSAKGTGGTQDATARVTVNAPPPPPPPPPSLTEQQLFAQSVKDIYFEYDKADIRADQQAALQADAQFLQQHPNIHITIEGHCDERGSTEYNLALGTNRADAVKNALVQGGVGGDRIKTISYGKEKPFCTESNDSCWQQNRRGHFVYEQ
- a CDS encoding PD40 domain-containing protein; amino-acid sequence: MLLLFAASAFAQDWIKTGTGLGVEKVRLAASDFKPATQDPKNTDLLKTFNDTLFSDLDNAGIFDLVSKSFYPVSVPGQPTELNARDWGSPPPNASMLAFGNLGVTSDKVQVQGWLYDVKSTSTSPQVLGKQYNDNATTDAVRVIAHKFADEIIFRLGGGIAGIAESKIYFVSSRGGSKEIWVMDYDGANQHAVTHLGSISLSPRIAPDGSRLAFSSVLKSGWEIMMYSLELNRMVSFTRFGGMNLSPSWSPDGSKLALSSSRNGYPNIFVVDAAGGNSKRLTSGQGPDVSPTWNRKTGAQIAFVSGRTGLPQIYTMEADGTNVQRLTDQGYAVSPNWAPNGQFLTFSWMRKYGPGEPGSNDLYLMDIASKQWVQLTHDAGRNDSPCWSPDGRHIVFQSHRTGTDQIFSMLADGTNVKQLTFSGNNSQPNWSWK